From Sphingobacterium bambusae:
CACGATTCCCGACTTGTTGATCATCATGAGATCGTCGGCATCGGTCACCCCTTTGATCGCCACCAACTCGCCCGTTTTATCGGTCACGTTGATGGTTTTGACACCTTTACCACCCCGGTTTGTTACGCGGTAGTCTTCGATGTCGGTGCGCTTGCCGTATCCTTTCTCGGAAACCACCAATACCGTGGTATCCGTACTATCTACAGCAATCATGCCAACTACTTCATCGCTTTCGCTGGCTAGGCTAATACCACGCACACCGGTAGCCGTTCTTCCCATTGGGCGAACCGTCGATTCATTGAATCGGATCGCTCTTCCCGAACGTAAGGCCATCACCACCTCGCTGTTACCTGTCGTTAGACATGCTTCTAGCAGCTCATCACCCTCGTTGATATTGATGGCGTTGATACCGTTAGCACGTGGACGCGAGTAGGCCTCCAGCGATGTTTTCTTGATTGTACCTTTTTTGGTACACATGATGATAAAGTTGTTCTCCAAGTAGTCCTGATCCTTCAGGTTGATGATCTTGATGAAAGCCTTGATCTTCTCTTCCTTCGGCACATTGATAATGTTCTGTAGGGCACGTCCGCGCGATGTGCGGCTACCTTCCGGTATTTCGAATGCACGAAGCCAGAAGCAACGACCCTTATCCGTAAAGAGTAGGAGATAGTTGTGCGCAGAGGCCGTGATGATATGCTCGGTAAAGTCCTCGTCGCGGGTAGTAGAGCCGATAGCCCCCTTGCCGCCGCGTCCTTGCCTACGGTATTCCGTAAGCGGCGTGCGCTTCACGTAGGAGTTGTGCGAAATGGTGATTACGATCTCTTCATCGTCGATGAAATCTTCCATACGCATATCTTCTGCCGAATGCACAATCTGCGAACGGCGCTCATCACCATATTTCTCTTTGATCTCGGCAAGTTCATCTTTAATGATCTTCATGCGCAGACCCTCATCAGCCAATACTTCTTTCAAGTAGTCGATCGTTTTCATCAACTCCGCATATTCTTCTTTGATCTTGTCGCGTTCTAGTCCGGTCAACCGTCTCAGCGTCATATCCAAGATGGCACGTGCTTGTACATCGGTTAGTCCAAACTGCTCCATCAAGCCCAAGCGCGCGTCTTCCGGCGTATCTGATGCACGAATCAATTTGATGACTTCATCCAAATGATCCAATGCGATCAAGTATCCTTCTAAGATATGTGCTCTTTTTTCAGCTTCTGCCAGTTCGAATTTCGTACGGCGGATAACCACTTCATGGCGGTGCTCCACAAATTCGTGGATCATGTCTTTCAGGTTCAGCAGCATCGGACGTCCTTTTACCAAGGCGATGTTGTTTACTGAAAATGAAGTTTGTAGCGCTGTATATTTGTAGAGGTTGTTTAATACCACATTGGCATTGGCCTCTCTTTTTATTTCGTAAACAATACGGAAACCGTCACGATCGGATTCGTCACGTATAGTAGCTATACCTTCGATTTTTTTCTCGTTCACCAGCTCGGCCGTACGCTCGATCATATTGGCTTTATTGACCTGGTAGGGGATCTCCGTCACAATGATACACTCGCGTCCATTCTTCAAGGTTTCGATTTCCGCTCTACCGCGCATCACCACGCGTCCGCGACCCGTTTCGCAGGCATCCTTCACGCCGTTATAGCCGTAAATAATACCGCCCGTTGGGAAGTCGGGGCCTTTGATGTGCTGCATCAATTCGGAAACCTCTATATCGCGGTTATCAATGTAGGCTACCGTACCGTCGATTACCTCCGAAAGGTTGTGTGGCGCCATATTGGTGGCCATACCTACTGCAATACCGGATGCTCCGTTGACCAATAAATTGGGGATACGTGTCGGCAAGACCGTCGGCTCCTGCAGGGAATCATCGAAATTGAGTTGGAAGTCCACCGTATCTTTATTAATATCGGAAAGGATTTCCTCGGCTATCTTTTTCAACCTAGCCTCGGTATAACGCATGGCCGCTGGAGGGTCACCATCTACCGATCCGTAGTTTCCTTGTCCATCCACCAACGGATAGCGCATGCTCCACTCTTGTGCCAAACGTACCATCGCATCGTACACCGACGAATCACCATGCGGGTGATACTTACCTAAAACGTCTCCAACAATACGGGCAGATTTCTTGTAAGGTTTTCCACTCGTTACGCCCAAGTCCAACATGCCATAAAGTACACGTCTGTGTACAGGTTTCATACCGTCTCTAGCATCGGGTAGGGCACGGGAAACAATGACTGACATAGAATAATCTATGTAGGCAGATTTCATTTGATCCTCGATGTTAATAGGAATGATCCTGTCGTTTGCAGGGACTAAATTGTTTTCGTTTTCTGTTTCTTCAGCCATATTTATGTGGTTTCGATAAAACTTGATGTGTTAAGAAATTTGCACACATCGCATGCGAAGTTACGAATTTTTTTAATTGATAGGTGTATGCACTGCGCCGAAAAAGTTGATCTATAGCGCCTGCAAACCTGTGAATAGCATATAGTGAGCCAGTTGCTGAAATTCGCGGTAGATACCTTTCCGCGAAAAACAAAGGTGCTTAGTTTTATTTCTGTCATATTTTTATTAAAAAAAGCTAATGTTTGTGTTTTTTATAATAAAAGTTTGCAAAGTGTGATAAAATTTAAAAAATATGCTATTTTTGCTTTTCATTTGACCAAGGGATGTCGAATGGCTATGTTATAATTTATTTACTATTAATATATTAACGATGAAACACAATTTTGGGGCAGGACCATGCATTCTTCCAAAGGAAGTATTTCAAGAAGCTTCCGAAGCAGTTATTGAGTTTAACAATACCGGGCTTTCCATTCTTGAAATATCGCACCGTTCCAAAGAGTTCGAGCAAGTGGTCATTGAAGCTGAAGCATTGGTGAGAGAGCTGTTGAATGTGCCTGCCGATTATTCGGTCCTGTTTTTACAGGGTGGTGCTAGCCAGCAGTTTGCCATGGTGCCGATGAACATTTTGCCGGAGGGAGGAAAGGCTGCGTATTTAGATACAGGCGTTTGGGCTTCGAAAGCAGCCAAAGAAGCGTCGAAACTAGGTACTGTTGAAATTGTTGCTTCATCGTCGGATAAGAATTATACCTACATTCCAAAGGATTTCACCGTTCCGGCGGATGCTACCTATTTTCACTATACCTCAAACAACACCATCTACGGAACAGAGATTTTCGAGAAACCAAATGTTAATATTCCTACCGTGGTGGATATGTCTTCAGACATTTTAAGCCGGGTGATCAACGTTGCTGATTTTGATATTATCTATGCGGGTGCACAAAAGAACATGGGGCCGGCAGGCGTTACCTTGGTGATCGTGAAAAATGATTTGCTCGGCAAATCGGCTCGCGTTATCCCAAGTATCTTCGATTACCAGCAACATGCTAAAGCTGGTTCGATGTACAATACGCCGCCTGTTTACTCGATCTACGTATCAATGTTGAACCTGCGTTGGTTGAAAGCCAAAGGTGGGGTGGAAGTGATTGAGCAAGAAAACATCATTAAGGCGCGCACGCTATACGAAGAAATTGAACGCAATCCATTCTTCAAAGGCACAGCCGCCGAGGCGGATCGCTCACGTATGAACATCACCTTTGTGATGGACACTGCAGAGCAGGAAGCTGCATTTTTGGAATTGGCGAAAGAGCGCGGCTTGGTCGGTATTAAAGGGCACCGCTCGGTGGGTGGTTTCCGCGCCTCGATCTATAATGCCTTGACGATTTCGTCGATCAATGCTTTGGTGGATGCGATGAAGGAGTTTGAAGAAAAGCATTCCTCATAGGAGTTCGTTACTGAAATCCCTGTCCTAGGCAGCGGTTTCAACTCTTCATTTTTGACTTTTTTACTTTTTACTTTTTAATTTAACAATGAGAATATTAGCAAACGATGGTATTGACGCAGCCGGAAAAAGACTGTTGGAAGAAGCCGGTTTTGAAGTTGATACAAACCATATACCTCAAGAAGAATTAGCCGATAAGCTAAATGCCTATGATGCCGTAACGGTGCGCAGTGCTACAAAATTGCGTCAGGCGCTTATCGATGTATGCCCCAATATCAAAGCGATCGGTCGTGGCGGTGTGGGCATGGACAATATTGATGTTGACTATGCGCGCTCCAAAGGTATTGCCGTGATCAATACCCCTGCAGCCTCTTCCTTGTCTGTTGCAGAACTGGTCTTCGCTCATTTACTTAACGGCGTACGTTTCTTATTTGATGCCAACCGTAAAATGCCGGTAGAAGGCGATACCAATTTCGCAGGCTTGAAGAAAGCTTACGCTAAAGGGGTAGAGCTGCGTGGCAAAACAATTGGTGTGGTAGGCTTTGGCCGCATTGGTCGTGAAACCGCGAAAGTAGCCCTAGGCCTTGGTATGGATGTGATCTACACCGATCTGTTTGATGGTCCTACGACCTTGAGCGTAGCATTCTCTGGCGGTATTACGGTGGAGCTTCCTGTAAAGCAAGTGAGCTTCGAGGAGCTGTTGAAAGCGGCTGATTTCATAAGCTTACACGTTCCTTTCTTGGATAAACCCGCGATCGGTAAAGAAGAGTTTGCCTTGTTGAAAGATGGCGTGGGCTTGGTTAACGCATCACGCGGTGGTGTGATCGATGAGTTGGCCTTGATCGAGGCATTGGACAGCGGCAAGGTATCGTTTGCGGCATTAGACGTGTTCGATAACGAACCTACACCACGTAAAGAACTTTTGGCGCACCCACGCATATCGTTGACACCGCACATTGGGGCGGCAACAAACGAGGCACAAGAGCGTATCGGTATTGAACTTGCCGAGCTGTTGATAGACAGCTTGAAGAAGTAGTTCTCCGCATAATCTTACTTATGCGGCACAAAAGCAATTTCCAGCGTTTGTGCCGCATTTTTTGTTTAATATACACGTTGAATTAATTACTTTTACACGTTTTTAAAGAATAGCTTACAATAAAATTATGAAAATTTTAAAATTCGGTGGTACTTCTGTGGGTAGTGCCCAGCGCATCAAAGGGCTGCTGGATATTGTGAATCCTGCAGAGCGCCAGATTGTCGTTTTATCCGCTGTGGCGGGCACAACGAATGCTTTGGTAGAAATTGGTCAAGCCTTTTTGGCCGGAAAGCGCGAAGAAGCGATAGAACTTGTCAAACAACATAAAAATAAGTATGAATACCTCATCAAGGAATTGTTCAGTACCGAGCAGGGGCTCGATAAGGGCAAGAACCTGATCGATTACCATTTCAATTATATTGCTTCTTTAGGCAATGAGATGTTTACACCTGTTGAAGAGAAGATTACCCTTGCGCAAGGCGAGCTGCTATCAACCACCTTATTTCATTTTCATTTGGAGGAGATTGGTGTGCCTTCGGTGCTTTTGCCAGCCTTGGATTTTATGAAGATCGATGAGGACAATGAGCCAATGGTGGAATACATCGGCGAGAAATTAAAGAATTTGTTGAGCATACATCCGGCAAATACCTTGTTCATTACGCAGGGCTTTATCTGTCGCAACTCCTTTGGCGAGATCGATAACCTGCGCCGTGGCGGATCCGATTATACGGCTTCCCTTATTGGCGCTGCTATCCAAGCCGACGAGGTGCAGATCTGGACAGATATCGATGGTATGCACAATAACGATCCGCGCGTGGTGAAAAATACCTCGCCGATTGCCAACCTCAGCTTTGATGAAGCTGCGGAGCTTGCTTACTTCGGAGCGAAGATCTTACATCCACAAAGCGTTTTTCCAGCACAAAAATACAATGTGCCGGTACGCCTTTTGAATACTATGGATCCGCAAGCAGCAGGTACGCTGATTAGCAAAGAGGGGGGAACCACCGGACAGATCCGCGCTATCGCCGCGAAGGATGATATCACGGCTATACACATACATTCTTCCCGCATGTTGTTGGCTTACGGCTTCCTACGCAAGATTTTCGAAATTTTCGAGCGCTATAAAACGCCGATCGATATGATCACGACCTCGGAAGTTGCCGTGTCGCTTACCATAGACGATACCCGCAACCTTGGCGATATCATTCGTGAGGTGGAAGATTTTGGACATGTGCGCGTAGACCACAACCAAACGATTGTTTGTGTGGTGGGCGACTTCAGCGCCAATACGCATGGCTATGCGGCGCGGGTGCTCGATGCCGTAAAACATCTTCCTTTACGCATGATCTCTTATGGAGGCTCTGACTACAATGTTTCCATCCTGTTGGATACGGAGCACAAAACGGAAGCCCTTCGCTCTTTACATAACCGTTTATTTTAATTGATCGATACGCATGTTGTTTAACAAGTCTCAGGAAGAGAAAATAAAGCATTTAGAAACACCCTTTTATTACTACGACTTAGCGCTGCTGAATACAACCTTGGATCAGGCCAAGGCAGCTGCCGATAAGTATGATTTTCATGTACACTACGCCTTGAAGGCAAACTTCAACGATCGTTTGTTGGAGACTATACAAGGGAAGGGCTTTGGCGCGGATTGCGTTAGCGGCAACGAGGTGCAGAAAGCTATAGACAGCGGCTTTCCGGCCAGCAAGATCACTTTTGCCGGTGTGGGCAAATCCGATAAGGAGATCCGTATGGCCCTAAAGCATGGGATCTTTACGTTCAACGTGGAGTCTATCCAAGAAATGGAAGTCATCAACGAACTGGCGGAAGAAGAAGGGGTAGTGGCTAGTGTATCGCTACGCATCAATCCCAATGTGGATGCGCACACGCACCATTATATCACGACGGGGCTCGATGAGAACAAATTTGGCGTGCCGACCTCCGAATTGGAGAAAGCGGCGGCTGTGATTCGCAAGTCGGCCAATGTGGAACTGATGGGCTTACATTTCCATGTGGGCTCGCAGATTACAGATATGAACGTGTTCAAAAGTTTGTGTGTCAAAGTGAACGAGTGGAAGAACTGGTTTGAGGAGCGTGGAACGCAAATCAAAGTGCTTAATGTAGGCGGCGGACTGGGCGTTGATTATCAGCAGCCGGACGCGCATCCTATTCCGGACTTTGAAGCCTATTTTGCGGTGTTCGACAAGTTTTTGGAGCGCTCGGCGCAACAAGAGGTGCACTTTGAGCTGGGCCGTGCCCTGATCGCGCAATGTGGATCCTTGGTGAGCAAGGTGCTGTATACCAAAAGCGGTATCAAGAAGCACTTTTTGGTGCTCGACGCAGGGATGACTGAGCTTATGCGGCCGGCTTTGTACCAAGCCTATCACCAGATAGAACGGGTGGGCGGCGACCATGCACAGGCAGCAACCTTAAACTATGATGTGGTAGGTCCTATTTGCGAGAGCTCGGACTGCTTTGGTAAGGAAGTGCCACTACCGGAGTCTAAGCGTGGCGATCTAATCGCTATACGTACGGCCGGTGCATATGGTGAGGTGATGGCTTCCCGCTATAACCTGCGCGACGAAATTCGTTATGTATACGACAGTGAACTGTAAGCGCTAGTCTCAAGCCGGACAGCCATATAGATCATCTAAGCTATTTAGAAGCCGAATACTTTTCGTCATTGCGAGGAGGAGGAACGACGAGGAAGCAATCTTTGCGTGTTACATGCAGATTCACTTCCTACACAGCTGCCTTTGGCGGCCGTCATACTTCCTCGCAATGACCTTTTTTTAACGGTGCGGTGGATTCACACGGAAGATAAAGCCCGATCCGTAAATAGTTTCAATAGACAGCTGTTTAGAGTGCTTTAGCAGCTTCCTAATCCGAGAAATAAATACATCTAAGCTGCGTCCCATAAAGTAATCGTTTTCCCCCCATATCTGCAGCAGGATATCTTCACGGCGCAACAGTTTCTCTTGGTTTTCATTTAGAAAAAGCATCACCTGCATCTCGCGCAAGGTGAGGTCTACCTGCTTGCCATCGGGGCAGTTCATTTTATGGGTGTTTCGGTTGATCTG
This genomic window contains:
- the lysA gene encoding diaminopimelate decarboxylase, producing MFNKSQEEKIKHLETPFYYYDLALLNTTLDQAKAAADKYDFHVHYALKANFNDRLLETIQGKGFGADCVSGNEVQKAIDSGFPASKITFAGVGKSDKEIRMALKHGIFTFNVESIQEMEVINELAEEEGVVASVSLRINPNVDAHTHHYITTGLDENKFGVPTSELEKAAAVIRKSANVELMGLHFHVGSQITDMNVFKSLCVKVNEWKNWFEERGTQIKVLNVGGGLGVDYQQPDAHPIPDFEAYFAVFDKFLERSAQQEVHFELGRALIAQCGSLVSKVLYTKSGIKKHFLVLDAGMTELMRPALYQAYHQIERVGGDHAQAATLNYDVVGPICESSDCFGKEVPLPESKRGDLIAIRTAGAYGEVMASRYNLRDEIRYVYDSEL
- a CDS encoding aspartate kinase; amino-acid sequence: MKILKFGGTSVGSAQRIKGLLDIVNPAERQIVVLSAVAGTTNALVEIGQAFLAGKREEAIELVKQHKNKYEYLIKELFSTEQGLDKGKNLIDYHFNYIASLGNEMFTPVEEKITLAQGELLSTTLFHFHLEEIGVPSVLLPALDFMKIDEDNEPMVEYIGEKLKNLLSIHPANTLFITQGFICRNSFGEIDNLRRGGSDYTASLIGAAIQADEVQIWTDIDGMHNNDPRVVKNTSPIANLSFDEAAELAYFGAKILHPQSVFPAQKYNVPVRLLNTMDPQAAGTLISKEGGTTGQIRAIAAKDDITAIHIHSSRMLLAYGFLRKIFEIFERYKTPIDMITTSEVAVSLTIDDTRNLGDIIREVEDFGHVRVDHNQTIVCVVGDFSANTHGYAARVLDAVKHLPLRMISYGGSDYNVSILLDTEHKTEALRSLHNRLF
- the serC gene encoding 3-phosphoserine/phosphohydroxythreonine transaminase — protein: MKHNFGAGPCILPKEVFQEASEAVIEFNNTGLSILEISHRSKEFEQVVIEAEALVRELLNVPADYSVLFLQGGASQQFAMVPMNILPEGGKAAYLDTGVWASKAAKEASKLGTVEIVASSSDKNYTYIPKDFTVPADATYFHYTSNNTIYGTEIFEKPNVNIPTVVDMSSDILSRVINVADFDIIYAGAQKNMGPAGVTLVIVKNDLLGKSARVIPSIFDYQQHAKAGSMYNTPPVYSIYVSMLNLRWLKAKGGVEVIEQENIIKARTLYEEIERNPFFKGTAAEADRSRMNITFVMDTAEQEAAFLELAKERGLVGIKGHRSVGGFRASIYNALTISSINALVDAMKEFEEKHSS
- the gyrA gene encoding DNA gyrase subunit A, producing MAEETENENNLVPANDRIIPINIEDQMKSAYIDYSMSVIVSRALPDARDGMKPVHRRVLYGMLDLGVTSGKPYKKSARIVGDVLGKYHPHGDSSVYDAMVRLAQEWSMRYPLVDGQGNYGSVDGDPPAAMRYTEARLKKIAEEILSDINKDTVDFQLNFDDSLQEPTVLPTRIPNLLVNGASGIAVGMATNMAPHNLSEVIDGTVAYIDNRDIEVSELMQHIKGPDFPTGGIIYGYNGVKDACETGRGRVVMRGRAEIETLKNGRECIIVTEIPYQVNKANMIERTAELVNEKKIEGIATIRDESDRDGFRIVYEIKREANANVVLNNLYKYTALQTSFSVNNIALVKGRPMLLNLKDMIHEFVEHRHEVVIRRTKFELAEAEKRAHILEGYLIALDHLDEVIKLIRASDTPEDARLGLMEQFGLTDVQARAILDMTLRRLTGLERDKIKEEYAELMKTIDYLKEVLADEGLRMKIIKDELAEIKEKYGDERRSQIVHSAEDMRMEDFIDDEEIVITISHNSYVKRTPLTEYRRQGRGGKGAIGSTTRDEDFTEHIITASAHNYLLLFTDKGRCFWLRAFEIPEGSRTSRGRALQNIINVPKEEKIKAFIKIINLKDQDYLENNFIIMCTKKGTIKKTSLEAYSRPRANGINAININEGDELLEACLTTGNSEVVMALRSGRAIRFNESTVRPMGRTATGVRGISLASESDEVVGMIAVDSTDTTVLVVSEKGYGKRTDIEDYRVTNRGGKGVKTINVTDKTGELVAIKGVTDADDLMMINKSGIVIRIGVDTLRVMGRATQGVRLITLKETDAIASITKVAREEDEEIEGIEGSDADTDNEESNGSTDANDNNEQ
- a CDS encoding D-2-hydroxyacid dehydrogenase; this encodes MRILANDGIDAAGKRLLEEAGFEVDTNHIPQEELADKLNAYDAVTVRSATKLRQALIDVCPNIKAIGRGGVGMDNIDVDYARSKGIAVINTPAASSLSVAELVFAHLLNGVRFLFDANRKMPVEGDTNFAGLKKAYAKGVELRGKTIGVVGFGRIGRETAKVALGLGMDVIYTDLFDGPTTLSVAFSGGITVELPVKQVSFEELLKAADFISLHVPFLDKPAIGKEEFALLKDGVGLVNASRGGVIDELALIEALDSGKVSFAALDVFDNEPTPRKELLAHPRISLTPHIGAATNEAQERIGIELAELLIDSLKK